The bacterium genome has a window encoding:
- a CDS encoding YraN family protein, whose translation MGDEPVLPAAPGAVRDPRRRAASGRAAEEIAARHLAARGFAILDRNVRRRGSELDIVARDGGEIVFVEVRSRRRGSLFDPAATVGPRKRRALRRAAVRWLAENGLGDAFCRFDLVAVSVAADGYRLRHLRGVFVAEDGA comes from the coding sequence GTGGGCGACGAGCCGGTCCTTCCCGCCGCGCCGGGGGCGGTGCGCGATCCGCGGCGCCGCGCGGCGAGCGGGCGGGCGGCGGAGGAGATCGCCGCGCGCCATCTCGCCGCGCGGGGGTTCGCGATCCTCGACCGCAACGTGCGCCGCCGCGGGAGCGAGCTGGACATCGTCGCCCGCGACGGCGGGGAGATCGTCTTCGTCGAGGTCCGTTCGCGCCGGCGCGGCTCGCTCTTCGATCCCGCGGCCACCGTCGGCCCGCGCAAGCGGCGCGCGCTGCGCCGCGCCGCCGTCCGCTGGCTCGCCGAAAACGGCCTCGGCGACGCCTTCTGCCGCTTCGATCTCGTCGCCGTCAGCGTCGCCGCCGACGGCTACCGGCTGCGCCATCTGCGCGGCGTCTTCGTGGCCGAGGACGGCGCCTGA